The Xanthomonas sontii genomic sequence TAGCTCAGCAGCAGCACCCGCGGGGACGCCGTCCCCTCGGCGAAGATGATGTTCACCACCGCCTCGCAGGCCTGGTCGCGGTTCTGCGCGGTGCGGATTTCGGCAGCGAAGTCGGCGGACACGTCTTGGGAGAAGCGGGTGAACGCGGCGACCAGCAGGTCGTGCATCGAGCCGAAATAGTAGGTGGTGGCGCTGAGCGGAACGCCGGCTTCCTCGGCGACCTTGCGGAAGGTGGTGCCGGTGACGCCGTGGTCCAGGATCACCCGCAAGGTGGCCTGCTCGATCGCTTCCTTCCGGTGCGGATCCTGGCGCCAGGTCCTGCCGCTCATGTGTCCAACGCTGTTTTCGACGAAGGCCGATGATCGCAGGTCGCGGTTGACGCCTCAATTGGTACGAATGTACAAATTCGCCAAAGAGGTCGACGAAGGCCATCGCCGCGATGGCGCCTCCGAAACAGCGACGTGAGGAGCAGTGCGATGGCGAATTGCGGGGAGCAGGACGTGGATATCGGTCGTCGGGCGACCCTGGGTGGGCTCGCCGCCGGCAGTGGCGTGCTGGCGAGCGGTGCGCGCGCGGCGGCAGCTTCCGGCTGGGAGGCGGGCACCTGGCTCAACGCGCCCAAGGTCCATCGGATCCTGCCGGGCGGCGTGCTCGAGGTCGTCACCGACAAGGGCGGCGATTTCTGGCGCGAAACCCATTACGGGTTCACCCGCGACAGCGGGCATTTCCTCGGCATCGCCGCACCCGCGCGCTTCACCTGCCAATTGCGCGTGCGCGGCAAGTTCGAACAGCTCTACGATCAGGCCGGCCTCATGGTGCGGGTCGACGAGCGCCGCTGGGTGAAGGCCGGTATCGAACTGAGCGATGGGCGGCCGATGCTCAGCAGCGTGTTGACCGACGGCCGTTCGGACTGGGCCACCGGCCCGTACGAAGCGGACGCGTCGGATTTCTGGATGCGCGCCACCGTGGACAAGGGCGTGCTGCGCCTGCAGGTCTCGCGCGACGGGAAATCTTGGCCGCTGGTGCGGTTGTGCCCATTCCCGGTCGCCTCCTCCTACCTCGTCGGCCCGATGACGTGCACGCCGGAACGGGAAGGATTGATGGTCCGCTTCTCCGACTGGAGCCTGGGGCCGGTGCTGGGCAAGGACCTGCACGATCTGTCCTGACGCCTGCAGTGCCGTGGCGCGTGCCGCGTCAGCGATGCAGCGATAGAACACTGGATGGCGCGTTGCCAGGCGACGCGCGACGTACGCTCAGTCGGCGCCGGGAAAGCCCAGTTGCCGCCACGCCTCGAACACCACCACCGCGACCGCGTTGGACAGGTTGAGGCTGCGGTTGTGCGGCTGCATCGGCAGGCGCAGGCGCTGCGCGTCGGGCACCTGCTCCAGCACCGTGTCCGGCAGGCCGCGGGTTTCCGGGCCGAACAGGAAGGCGTCGCCGTCGGCGAAGGCGGGCGTGTCGTAGCGGGTGCTGCTGCGGGTGCTGAGGGCGAACAGGCGGCGCGGGGCGATGGCCTGCAGGGCCGCATCCAGCGATGCATGGACCTGCAATCGTGCGTACTCGTGGTAATCCAGGCCGGCGCGCTTGAGCTGACGGTCGCCGAGGTCGAAGCCCAGCGGCTCGATCAGGTGCAGTTGCGCGCCGGTGTTGGCGCAGAGACGGATGACGTTGCCCGTGTTGGGCGGAATTTCGGGCTGGTACAGCAGAACATGCAGCGTTGGGGTGGCGATCATCGGCGCAGTGTACGCGCCGGCGCGGAGGCCTTGGTGCCTATTCAGCGCACCAGGCCGACCGCCAGGTCCTGGCCCAGCTTCTGCAGGCTCGGCTGCAACTGCAGCATCGCGGTGTCCAGCGTCTCGCCGACCACGTCGCCGATCGCCAGCATGCTGCCCATGTCCGCATCCGGACGCACCTGCACGGTGGCCAGGGTCACCACGTGCTGGCTGGCGGCCTGCTCCTGGTTGCGCTCGGCGAGTTGCTCGGCGGAGGGCCGCACCTGCACCGCCGCCAGGGTGGCGATGCGGCTGGACAGTTCGGCGTCGCGCTGGGCGATCTGCTCGGCCGAGGGGCGCACCTGCACGGCCGCCAGGGTGGCGATGCCGCTGGCCTGTTCGATGCTGCGCTGGGCGATCTGCTCGGCGGAAGGGCGCACCTGCACCGCATCCAGGGTGGTGATCTGCGTGGCGGCGAAGGACGGCGCGGCGAGCAGGGCGGCGATGGCGGCGGTCAGGAGCAGGGTGGTGGTCTTCATGGCGGGCCTCGTTGGTGTTGTTGATCAGTGGTGTGGTAGTAATGTAGTACACCTAATCAGGGGTTGCAAGAACTTTTTTGCGCCCGGTTGTTTTATTAAGCTTTCATTCACTTAATGCCGGTGGCTTTTGCGCTTGCGGATGTGTAAGCAGACCGCGTGCCAATTCCAAGTTTCTGTTTTTGAAAGAGAATTTTCCTTGGCGATGTGTCCGCGGGCGGACACCCGGGCGCTCGCGTACGCCGGACGCGGACACCGCGGCGCCGCCCGCGGCGGCAGCCGACCCGCTGATGGGTCGGAGGTGACGCCGTTGCAGAAGGGCGTCAGCGACAACGGCGGACTGCGCGCCGTGCGGTACGCCCGGTACGATCGGCATTCACCGGCTGTTTCACTCGCCCCAAGGAAGAAGGAATCCGCATGACCGTCTCGACCCGCCCGCGTGGCGCCCTGTTGGCCGTCGCCCTGTCCGTCGCGCTCGGCGCATTGAGCTACGCGCCGCCTTCGACGGCGGCCAGGCCCGCTGCCGCCGCGTCGGTGGATATCGCCTACGCGCAATTCACCCTGCCCAATGGGTTGCGGGTGGTGGTGCACACCGATCGCAAGGCGCCGATCGTGGCGGTCAACCTCTGGTACCACGTCGGCGCCAAGGACGAGCCGGCCGGGCGCACCGGGTTCGCGCATCTGTTCGAGCACCTGATGTTCCAGGGCAGCGAGAACCACCACGGCGAGTTCTTCGAGCCGTTCAAGCAGGTCGGCGTCACCGACCAGAACGGCACCACCAACAGCGACCGCACCAATTACTTCGAGAACGTGCCGACCACCGCGCTGGACATGGCGCTGTGGATGGAGTCGGATCGCATGGGCCACCTGCTCGGCGCCATCGATCAGGCGGCGCTGGACGAGCAGCGCGGGGTGGTGCAGAACGAGAAGCGCCAGGGCGAAAACCAGCCGTACGGGCAGGCCTGGAGCCGGCTGAGTCGCGCGCTGTACCCGGCCGGCCACCCGTACCACCACACCGTCATCGGCTCGATGAACGACCTCAACGCGGCCTCGCTGGCCGACGTGAAGCAGTGGTTCCGCACCTGGTACGGGCCCAACAATGCGGTGCTGGTGCTGGCCGGCGACATCGACGTGGCCACGGCCAAGGAGAAGGTGACGCGCTACTTCGGCGACATCCCGGCCGGCCCGAGCATGGCCCAGCCCAAGGTCGACGTGGCCCAGCGCAGCCAGTCCACCCGCGAGACCATGACCGACAAGGTGCCGCAGACGCGGATCTACCGCGTCTGGAACGTGGCGCAGACCGGCACCGAGGACGTCGACCGCCTGCAACTGCTGGCGCAGGTGTTGGGCGGCGCCACCTCCTCGCGGCTAGACCGGCGCCTGGTCCACCAGGACAAGCTGGTGGATATGGTCAGCGCCTCGGTCTGGCCGTCGCAGCTCGGCTCCGGCTTCGGCATCATCGCCATGGTCAAGCAGGGCGTGGACCCGGCCAGGGTCGAGGCGGCGATCGACGAGGAACTGCGCCGGCTGCTGGACAAGGGGCCGGACAAGGCCGAACTGGCGCGCGCCAAGACCGCCTTCCGCGCCGGCTTCATCCGTGGCGTCGAGCGCATCGGCGGCTTCGGCGGCAAGGCCGACGTGCTGGCCGAGTGCGCGGTGTACACCGGCGACCCCGGCTGCTTCCGTACCTCGCTTGCGACCATCGCCGAGACCCGCCCGCGCGATCTCACCGCCGTCGGCCGCAAGTGGCTGGGCAAGGGCGACTACACCCTGCTGGTGCAGCCGGGCGAACGCGTGGCGCAGGCCGAGGAGCCGACGGTGCAACCGGCGCCGCTGAATCCGCCGCCGGTCGATCCCAAGTACCGCACCCTGCCCAGCGTGGTCGACCGCAGCGCCGGCCCGCCCAAGACCACCCAGTTTCCGAAACTGACGTTCCCGACGCTGCAGCGCGCGACGCTGAAGAACGGCACCACGGTGATCCTGGCCGAACGCCACGAGGTACCGGTGGTGCAGTTCAGCTACGAGTTCCAGGGCGGCTACAGCGCCGACCAGGGGCGCAAGCCGGGGACGGCCAACTTCACAATGGGCATGCTCGACGATGGCGCCGGCGAGCGCGATGCGCTGGCGTTCGCCGATGCGGCCGAGGCATTGGGGGCGTCGCTGGCGGCCGGCGCTGCGCTGGACGGCAGCAATGCCTACCTGTCGGCGCTGAAGGAGAACCTGGCGCCGTCGCTGGCGCTGTACGCGGACATGCTGCGGCGGCCGCGCTTCGCGCCGAACGAGATCGAACGGGTCCGCGCCAGTTGGATCGCCAGCATCCGCCAGGAGAAGGCCCAGCCCAACGGCGTGGCGATGCGGGTGCTGCCGCCGCTGCTGTACGGCGTCGGCCATCCCTACGCGATGCCGTTCAGCGGCATCGGCACCGAGGCGGCGATCGCGGCCTTGCAGCGCGAGGATCTGGTCGACTTCCATCGCGACTGGGTGCGCCCGGAGCACGCCACCCTGATCGTGGTCGGCGACACCACCCTGGCCGAGATCGTGCCGCTGCTGGACGCGCAGTTCGGCGACTGGAAGGGCGAAGGGACGGCGCCCTCGGTGCCGGTCCCGGCCCGCGTGGCTCGGCCGGCCAAGCCACGCGTGTACCTGATCGACCAGCCCGGCGCGGTGCAGGCCAACCTGTTCGCCTCGGAACTGGTGCCGCCGACCACCGATCCGGCGGCGGTCCGCTTCGACATCGCCAATGGCGTGATCGGCGGCGACTTCACCTCGCGCCTGAACATGAACCTGCGCGAGAACAAGCATTGGTCCTACGGCGCGCGCAGCGGCGCGGCCAGCGCCCTCGGCCAGCGGCCGTGGACCGCGTCGGCCCCGGTGCAGATCGACAAGACCGCCCCGGCGCTGCAGGAGATGTACAAGGAGATCAGCGCCTTCGCGAGCGGCAAGGCGCCGCCGACGGCGGAGGAGGTGGCGCGCATCCGCAACATCCAGACCCTGAGCCTGCCGGGCGCCTACGAGACGGCCAGCGCGGTGATGGGCGCGATCGGCGGCATCGTCCGCTACGGCCGCCCCGACGACTACGTGTTCAAGCGCAAGGCCGAGATCGAGGCGATGACCCCGGCGCAGGTGCGCGAGGCGGCGTCGATGCTCGACCCGAACACCTTGACCTGGGTGGTGGTGGGCGACCTCAAGCAGATCGAGGCGCCGGTGCGCGCGCTGAAGCTGGGCGAGGTCACCGTGATCGATGCCGACGGGGTGCCGCAGGGCGGGGCGGCGGCCCCGGCGCCGCGCTGATCGCGGCAGGTGCGCGTCGGCGAGGGCCGGCGCGCGCTGCCTGCCGGTGCCAGTAGGCCGACGGTGTCATGGCCGATTCAGCGTTTTGCGGCACAATCCGGATTCACCTGCCAACGGGCCCGTCCATGCGTCTACCGATCGCCTTCGTCCTGCTCGCCACGCTCGCCGGCTGCACCTGGGTGCCGATGGCGCCGGAAGGCAAAGGGGTGCGGGTCCTGCCGCCCGGTCAGGCCGCCAGCGGCTGCGAGAAGCGCGGCGAGGTGGTGGTGTCGGTGAAGAGCAGCGTCGGCTTCTACCAGCGCAACCCGCTGCGGGTGCGCGAGGAGCTGGAGACCCTGGCCCGCAACGAGGCGCCCGGCGTGGGCGCCAACACCGTGCAGGCGATGGGCGACCCGGTCGACGGCGACCAGCGCTTCACCGCCTACCAGTGCGGCGGCCGCTGAACCGCTCAGACCATACGCTTTCCGGGGATTTGTTAAAGATGCGGTAAAACGGTGTAACCGCTAGAATTGGCGCCCCCTCGCCTGACCCTGGCGTACACCTCGATGCTCTTCACCAACGTCTCGATCGCGGGACTGGCGCATATCGACGCGCCGCACACGCTGACCTCCAAGCAGATCAACGCGCGCCTGCAGCCTACCCTGGACCGGCTGCGGATCCGGGCCGACGTGCTCGGCGACATCGCCGGCGTCCACGCGCGGCGCATGTGGGACCAGGACCTGCAGGCGTCCGACGTGGCGACGCTGGCGGCGCGCAAGGCGATGGGCGATGCGGGCATCGAGGCTGGGCAGGTCGGGCTGCTGGTCAACACGTCGGTGAGTCGCGATTACCTGGAGCCGTCCACCGCCAGCATCGTCGCCGGCAATCTGGGCGTGAGCGAGCAGTGCATGACCTTCGACGTCGCCAATGCCTGCCTGGCCTTCATCAACGGCATGGACATCGCGGCGCGCATGATCGAGCGTGGCGATATCGACTATGCGATGGTGGTCGATGGCGAGACCGCCAACCTGGTGTACGAGAAGACCCTGGAGCGGATGGCCTCGCAGGACCTGACCGCCGACGCCTTCCGCGACGAAATGGCGACCCTGACCCTGGGTTGCGGTGCGGTGGCGATGGTGATGGCGCGTACCGACCTGGCACCGGATGCGCCGCGCTACCGCGGTGGCGTGACCCGCTCGGCCACGCAGTGGAACACCCTGTGCCGGGGCAACATGGACCGCATGGTCACCGACACCCGCATGCTGCTGATCGAAGGCCTCAAGCTGGGCCAGAAGACCTTCGCCGCCGCGCGGCAGGCGCTGGGGTGGGCGGTGGACGAACTGGACCAGTTCGTCATCCACCAGGTCAGCCTCCCGCACACCAAGGCCTTCATGAAGAGCTTCGGGATCGACCAGAAGAAGGTCATGACCATCTTCGGCGAATACGGCAACATCGGCCCGGCCAGCGTGCCGATCGTGCTGAGCAAGCTGCGTGAGCTGGGCCGCCTGAAGAAGGGCGACCGGATCGCGCTGATGGGCATCGGCTCGGGCTTGAACTGCTCGATGGCCGAGGTGGTTTGGTAAGCGCCAGGCGCAGGACAGGCGCGCAAATTTTCCTTGCGCGCCGTATTTGGGTGTTTAGAAAGAAATTTGCTAAATTTCTTTCCTAAGAGCCGTCTCCGGCCACGGCAAGGATCGCCTGATGTCGTCTCGACGCTGTACCGGACACTATGTCCCCGGGTCGCTGGCGGGCAGCCGTTATCAGGCGTTCGTTCCTGATCCGCTGCCGCCCGAGCCGCCGCTGCAGTTGGCGGCGCCGCTGCTGATCGCGCGCAAGGAGCAGGCCGACCAGGCGCTTGGTCGCCTCGATGGCATCACCCTGATGCTGCCGGACCCGGAGCTGTTCCTCTACCACTACGTGCGCAAGGAAGCGGTCCTGTCCTCGCAGATCGAGGGCACGCAATCGTCGCTGTCCGATCTGCTGCTGTTCGAGCTGGACGAGGCACCGGGTGTCCCTCTGGACGACGTCGAAGAAGTCTCCAACTACGTCGCTGCGCTGAACCACGGGCTGCGGCGCTTGCGCGAGGATGACTTCCCGCTGTCGCTGCGCCTGATCCGCGAAATGCACGCGCTGCTGTTGCAAGGTGGGCGTGGTGCCGGCAAACGTCCGGGCGAATTCCGTTCGGGCCAGGTCTGGATCGGCGGTGCCTCGCCGGCGTTGGCGCATTTCGTGCCGCCGCCGCCGGAAGCCCTGGATGCGGTGCTGGCCGCCTTCGAGCGCTTCCTGCACGCGCCTGGCCGCGACGTCTCGCCGATGGTCAAGGCAGCCCTGGCGCATGTGCAGTTCGAAACCATCCATCCCTTCAGCGATGGCAACGGCAGGCTGGGGCGGCTGCTGATCGCGTTGATCCTGTGCAACGAAGGTGTGCTGCGCGCGCCCAGCCTGTACCTGAGCCTGTTCTTCAAGCGCCATCGCGCGCGTTACTACGAGCGCCTCAACGCGGTACGCACCGAGGGCGACTGGGAAGGCTGGCTGGATTTCTTTCTCGAGGGCGTTGCAGACACCGCGCAACAGGCGGTGTCCACCGCGCAGCGCCTGCTGGCGCTGCTGGCGGCCGACCGCACACGTATCGCCGGATTGGGAACGCGCGCTGGCAACGTGGGCCTGGTGTACGAGCAGTTCGCCCGTCGTGTCCTGCTGGGCGTGCCACAGGTCCAGCCGCATTTGCCGCTCAGCGCACCGACGATCCGTGCCGCCATCCGCACCCTGCAGGATCTGGACATCGTCAACGAACTGACCGGGCAGCAGCGGCACCGCGTGTTCGCCTATCAGGCTTATCTGGACATCCTCAGCGAGGGTGCGCAGCCGTTATGAGTTCCCCAGTGCCGCACGCCGACGGCAATGCGCCATGCGCCGCGGCGGCGCCGTCTTCCTCCCCCATCTCGCATCGGTCCCCCGCATGAACTACCCCGGCTATCCCTTCACCCCGCAGCGCTTCCAGGTCCGCCCGGGGCTGCACATGTCCTATCTCGACGAAGGTCCGCGCGACGGCGAGGTGGTGGTGATGCTGCACGGCAATCCGTCGTGGAGCTATCTGTGGCGCACGCTGGTGAGCGGGCTGTCGGACCGCTACCGCTGCATCGTGCCCGACCACATCGGCATGGGCCTGTCGGACAAGCCGGACGATGCGCCGGGCGCGCGGCCGGGCTACGAGTACACCCTGCAGTCGCGCGTGGACGACCTGGACGCGTTGCTGCGGCATCTGCGCATCGACGGGCCGGTGACGCTGGCGGTGCACGACTGGGGCGGCATGATCGGTTTCGGC encodes the following:
- a CDS encoding TetR/AcrR family transcriptional regulator — translated: MSGRTWRQDPHRKEAIEQATLRVILDHGVTGTTFRKVAEEAGVPLSATTYYFGSMHDLLVAAFTRFSQDVSADFAAEIRTAQNRDQACEAVVNIIFAEGTASPRVLLLSYELYAFARRHPEMTAIMQQWMARSRAALETQFSVAASAAIDAFIEGATIHRSVVPMDRQRVRAAIETLAAL
- a CDS encoding DUF1349 domain-containing protein — its product is MANCGEQDVDIGRRATLGGLAAGSGVLASGARAAAASGWEAGTWLNAPKVHRILPGGVLEVVTDKGGDFWRETHYGFTRDSGHFLGIAAPARFTCQLRVRGKFEQLYDQAGLMVRVDERRWVKAGIELSDGRPMLSSVLTDGRSDWATGPYEADASDFWMRATVDKGVLRLQVSRDGKSWPLVRLCPFPVASSYLVGPMTCTPEREGLMVRFSDWSLGPVLGKDLHDLS
- a CDS encoding tRNA (cytidine(34)-2'-O)-methyltransferase, translated to MIATPTLHVLLYQPEIPPNTGNVIRLCANTGAQLHLIEPLGFDLGDRQLKRAGLDYHEYARLQVHASLDAALQAIAPRRLFALSTRSSTRYDTPAFADGDAFLFGPETRGLPDTVLEQVPDAQRLRLPMQPHNRSLNLSNAVAVVVFEAWRQLGFPGAD
- a CDS encoding pitrilysin family protein, with product MTVSTRPRGALLAVALSVALGALSYAPPSTAARPAAAASVDIAYAQFTLPNGLRVVVHTDRKAPIVAVNLWYHVGAKDEPAGRTGFAHLFEHLMFQGSENHHGEFFEPFKQVGVTDQNGTTNSDRTNYFENVPTTALDMALWMESDRMGHLLGAIDQAALDEQRGVVQNEKRQGENQPYGQAWSRLSRALYPAGHPYHHTVIGSMNDLNAASLADVKQWFRTWYGPNNAVLVLAGDIDVATAKEKVTRYFGDIPAGPSMAQPKVDVAQRSQSTRETMTDKVPQTRIYRVWNVAQTGTEDVDRLQLLAQVLGGATSSRLDRRLVHQDKLVDMVSASVWPSQLGSGFGIIAMVKQGVDPARVEAAIDEELRRLLDKGPDKAELARAKTAFRAGFIRGVERIGGFGGKADVLAECAVYTGDPGCFRTSLATIAETRPRDLTAVGRKWLGKGDYTLLVQPGERVAQAEEPTVQPAPLNPPPVDPKYRTLPSVVDRSAGPPKTTQFPKLTFPTLQRATLKNGTTVILAERHEVPVVQFSYEFQGGYSADQGRKPGTANFTMGMLDDGAGERDALAFADAAEALGASLAAGAALDGSNAYLSALKENLAPSLALYADMLRRPRFAPNEIERVRASWIASIRQEKAQPNGVAMRVLPPLLYGVGHPYAMPFSGIGTEAAIAALQREDLVDFHRDWVRPEHATLIVVGDTTLAEIVPLLDAQFGDWKGEGTAPSVPVPARVARPAKPRVYLIDQPGAVQANLFASELVPPTTDPAAVRFDIANGVIGGDFTSRLNMNLRENKHWSYGARSGAASALGQRPWTASAPVQIDKTAPALQEMYKEISAFASGKAPPTAEEVARIRNIQTLSLPGAYETASAVMGAIGGIVRYGRPDDYVFKRKAEIEAMTPAQVREAASMLDPNTLTWVVVGDLKQIEAPVRALKLGEVTVIDADGVPQGGAAAPAPR
- a CDS encoding DUF4156 domain-containing protein; this translates as MRLPIAFVLLATLAGCTWVPMAPEGKGVRVLPPGQAASGCEKRGEVVVSVKSSVGFYQRNPLRVREELETLARNEAPGVGANTVQAMGDPVDGDQRFTAYQCGGR
- a CDS encoding 3-oxoacyl-ACP synthase III; translation: MLFTNVSIAGLAHIDAPHTLTSKQINARLQPTLDRLRIRADVLGDIAGVHARRMWDQDLQASDVATLAARKAMGDAGIEAGQVGLLVNTSVSRDYLEPSTASIVAGNLGVSEQCMTFDVANACLAFINGMDIAARMIERGDIDYAMVVDGETANLVYEKTLERMASQDLTADAFRDEMATLTLGCGAVAMVMARTDLAPDAPRYRGGVTRSATQWNTLCRGNMDRMVTDTRMLLIEGLKLGQKTFAAARQALGWAVDELDQFVIHQVSLPHTKAFMKSFGIDQKKVMTIFGEYGNIGPASVPIVLSKLRELGRLKKGDRIALMGIGSGLNCSMAEVVW
- a CDS encoding Fic family protein; the protein is MSSRRCTGHYVPGSLAGSRYQAFVPDPLPPEPPLQLAAPLLIARKEQADQALGRLDGITLMLPDPELFLYHYVRKEAVLSSQIEGTQSSLSDLLLFELDEAPGVPLDDVEEVSNYVAALNHGLRRLREDDFPLSLRLIREMHALLLQGGRGAGKRPGEFRSGQVWIGGASPALAHFVPPPPEALDAVLAAFERFLHAPGRDVSPMVKAALAHVQFETIHPFSDGNGRLGRLLIALILCNEGVLRAPSLYLSLFFKRHRARYYERLNAVRTEGDWEGWLDFFLEGVADTAQQAVSTAQRLLALLAADRTRIAGLGTRAGNVGLVYEQFARRVLLGVPQVQPHLPLSAPTIRAAIRTLQDLDIVNELTGQQRHRVFAYQAYLDILSEGAQPL